The following are encoded together in the Candidatus Rokuibacteriota bacterium genome:
- a CDS encoding c-type cytochrome, whose translation MLRGAKWTAVAALVLLPVGAVWAQPVFSPSQDPLAGSRVFASKGCSKCHSIHGLGGKVGPDLGRIQRPRSFYDLATAMWNHLPKMADRMQRMGIARPTLDGREAADLIAFLYTLNYFDAAGSLETGRKLFTEKKCIICHTVGGTGGVVGPNLDFLSQLASPMFVAAALWNHGPQMAETMKARGIDRPAFTGAELRDLLAFVVPASAGPREGPLYVLPGRADVGRQLFSEKRCIECHALGGAGGKGGPDLLELGVRRSPLEFAAAIWNKVPAMTRLMQVRGVPIPQLRAEEMADIVAYLYAVRYFAEPGSISRGWALAVQKGCLFCHGVYGERGKPASDLTRAKQVETPAGVVASLWNHAVVTAAEPGGKKRPWPEFRPQEMADLGALLQALGRPQETPRR comes from the coding sequence ATGCTGAGAGGCGCGAAGTGGACCGCCGTCGCCGCGCTCGTGCTCCTGCCTGTCGGGGCAGTCTGGGCCCAGCCCGTGTTCAGCCCCAGCCAGGATCCGCTGGCCGGTTCCCGGGTCTTCGCCAGCAAGGGCTGCTCCAAGTGCCACTCCATCCATGGCCTCGGCGGAAAGGTGGGGCCCGATCTCGGCCGCATCCAGCGACCCCGGTCTTTCTACGATCTGGCGACCGCCATGTGGAACCACCTTCCGAAGATGGCGGACCGCATGCAGCGGATGGGCATCGCGCGGCCGACCCTTGATGGGCGGGAGGCGGCGGACCTGATCGCCTTCCTCTACACCCTGAACTACTTCGACGCCGCCGGCAGCCTGGAGACCGGGAGGAAGCTCTTCACGGAGAAGAAGTGCATCATCTGCCACACGGTCGGGGGCACGGGCGGCGTGGTGGGCCCGAATCTCGACTTCCTGAGCCAGCTCGCCTCCCCGATGTTCGTGGCAGCCGCGCTGTGGAACCACGGACCGCAGATGGCGGAGACCATGAAGGCCAGGGGTATCGACCGGCCGGCCTTCACCGGCGCCGAGCTGCGGGATCTGCTCGCCTTTGTCGTGCCGGCTTCTGCCGGGCCGCGCGAGGGACCGCTCTACGTGCTGCCGGGTCGGGCCGACGTCGGGCGCCAGCTCTTCTCGGAGAAGCGCTGCATCGAGTGCCACGCCCTCGGCGGGGCTGGCGGCAAGGGCGGCCCGGACCTGCTGGAGCTGGGGGTGAGACGGAGCCCGTTGGAGTTCGCGGCGGCCATCTGGAACAAGGTGCCCGCCATGACGCGCCTCATGCAGGTGCGGGGCGTGCCTATTCCCCAGCTGCGCGCGGAGGAGATGGCGGACATCGTCGCCTATCTCTACGCCGTCCGCTACTTCGCCGAGCCGGGCAGCATCAGCCGGGGCTGGGCGCTGGCGGTCCAGAAGGGGTGTCTCTTCTGCCACGGGGTGTACGGAGAGCGCGGCAAGCCGGCGAGCGACCTCACGCGGGCCAAGCAGGTCGAGACACCTGCGGGGGTGGTGGCGAGCCTGTGGAACCATGCCGTGGTGACGGCCGCGGAGCCGGGAGGCAAGAAGCGGCCGTGGCCCGAGTTCCGCCCGCAGGAGATGGCGGACCTGGGCGCGCTCCTCCAGGCCCTGGGGCGCCCCCAAGAGACACCGAGGAGGTAA